In a single window of the Candidatus Margulisiibacteriota bacterium genome:
- a CDS encoding tetratricopeptide repeat protein, with translation MNNKVLAKDTRYIILTVLLFLGCVGLWQSLLPWLAEYNYRAGFVANTYRKFPESIGYLDKAFKYAPWETYYLITQVKNYEEMSRIVDPLPEKVAWLNKAKSMYNYMLRINPTNPWYYNGLASIDLALFNLSQTVEERKKFFEEAGEAYKKAANIDTKNPLFQMSLAYYYHRSGKIDEAYKLYQKCVKLDDWFVEAYYNMAEIDLMRNNVESAIRNFEGMAAADRANYDAENKRYGEWVKGGNFNNYRAKLAEIYLSQKNFPKAIEFFKWAAEARPDDPKIWRGLGVSYHQAGQLEMAIYAYKQAITFDPELNDIYKYLGYLYYNVGLFNSSIENLRKYLSVNPGDEKARMDLGRIIAVSSRFKPN, from the coding sequence ATGAATAACAAGGTTTTGGCTAAAGATACACGGTATATTATTTTAACCGTCCTTTTGTTTTTAGGTTGTGTGGGATTATGGCAGAGTCTTCTTCCCTGGCTTGCGGAATATAATTACCGTGCAGGCTTTGTCGCCAATACTTATAGAAAATTTCCGGAATCGATCGGATATTTGGATAAGGCCTTTAAATACGCACCCTGGGAAACTTATTATCTTATAACCCAGGTCAAGAATTACGAAGAAATGTCCAGGATTGTCGACCCTTTACCGGAAAAAGTAGCCTGGTTAAATAAGGCAAAAAGTATGTATAATTATATGCTCAGGATAAATCCGACGAATCCTTGGTACTACAACGGGTTAGCCTCTATTGATCTGGCTCTGTTCAATTTAAGCCAGACTGTTGAGGAAAGAAAAAAGTTTTTTGAAGAGGCTGGTGAAGCTTATAAAAAGGCTGCTAATATTGATACAAAGAACCCCTTGTTTCAAATGTCTCTGGCTTATTATTATCACCGTTCCGGTAAGATTGATGAGGCCTATAAACTTTATCAGAAATGTGTCAAGCTTGATGACTGGTTCGTTGAGGCTTATTACAATATGGCAGAAATAGATTTAATGCGCAACAATGTAGAAAGCGCCATTAGGAATTTTGAAGGCATGGCTGCTGCCGACAGAGCAAATTATGATGCCGAGAACAAACGGTACGGCGAATGGGTTAAAGGCGGAAATTTTAATAACTACCGGGCAAAATTGGCAGAAATTTATTTGAGCCAGAAAAATTTTCCCAAAGCCATTGAATTTTTTAAATGGGCCGCTGAAGCCAGACCTGACGATCCAAAAATCTGGAGAGGACTAGGTGTCTCATATCATCAGGCTGGTCAGCTGGAAATGGCTATTTACGCTTATAAACAGGCAATAACCTTTGACCCGGAACTGAACGATATTTATAAATATTTGGGTTACCTTTACTACAATGTGGGTCTTTTCAACAGCAGCATAGAGAATTTAAGAAAATATCTGAGCGTCAACCCAGGTGACGAAAAAGCCCGGATGGATTTAGGCAGGATTATAGCTGTTTCCAGCCGTTTCAAACCCAATTAA
- a CDS encoding O-antigen ligase family protein produces MKRAINGLLLVLIFGIPIFFTSVTRSVFEVNKLLLLRFTTILIGMLWVTKALLVDYEQKEEDEAHKGKPYYNFLGLRWYKTGLEIPIVLWLILNFISTLVSRNIYVSIIGAYDRWEGIMTVINYAFLVLIFAKMVDSIRLFYWIFFSFIISASMSAIYGIFQSAGMDFMQWSADATARAFGSINNPVHYGPYIGMMITLAFGYMLQVKHFQDKMKPILYHILYYVSFVLTIVIYYAMFLSWGRGTWLGFQGALTFFLLFITKLFDSSDKKSFFMDFIFTILIVAVTYVVVLFKVYKVMPIIILPAVFAVFAFYYYWIVKICKKSPLNFVERIIIIILAYQIQQISISFIYFLYYMLCLAILFFIHIKVHKKESIFLQNRLVMVVLFSFGFILIAPTVTDFLIYLFFLCSGYILTLFYSLIKDKSAVIVGGGVIIIICLIILVPQHSLFQKILEAKKGNTSHVIDTATNKINSYKTEAISGKSARMSMWKSGIVWGLKNPLFGTGPDTVKEMYPFYRRVEYARLEGGHNLTPDRLHNEYVNTLATTGVTGLILRYIVFIGVYLFLIVSYLYKNLKNPSYYLILSTLTGFIFYQGQVLFNFGVVATASLNYMLMGLGLAIGYYNLGNKNE; encoded by the coding sequence TTGAAGCGAGCCATAAACGGCTTGCTGCTGGTGCTGATTTTCGGCATTCCTATTTTTTTTACATCGGTTACCAGAAGCGTTTTTGAAGTAAATAAACTGCTCTTGCTCAGGTTTACGACTATTCTTATCGGTATGCTCTGGGTAACCAAGGCTTTGCTTGTAGATTATGAACAAAAAGAAGAGGATGAAGCGCATAAAGGTAAACCCTATTACAATTTTTTGGGGTTGCGCTGGTACAAAACAGGGCTGGAAATTCCTATCGTTTTATGGCTTATACTTAACTTTATATCCACCCTGGTCAGTAGAAATATCTATGTATCCATTATAGGTGCTTATGATCGCTGGGAAGGCATAATGACAGTAATCAATTATGCGTTTCTGGTCCTGATTTTTGCCAAAATGGTAGATTCTATAAGATTATTTTACTGGATTTTTTTCTCTTTTATTATTTCAGCTTCCATGAGCGCCATATATGGTATTTTCCAAAGTGCCGGCATGGACTTCATGCAATGGTCCGCGGATGCCACAGCCAGAGCTTTCGGCAGCATAAATAATCCTGTACATTATGGGCCTTATATCGGCATGATGATCACCTTGGCTTTCGGTTATATGCTGCAAGTCAAACATTTCCAGGATAAAATGAAACCCATCCTTTATCATATTTTATATTATGTCTCATTTGTTCTGACCATTGTTATTTATTACGCTATGTTTTTATCCTGGGGCAGGGGAACATGGCTGGGTTTTCAGGGAGCACTAACATTCTTCCTGCTGTTTATTACCAAACTGTTTGATTCCAGCGATAAAAAAAGTTTTTTTATGGATTTTATTTTTACCATTCTGATAGTTGCCGTTACTTATGTGGTTGTTTTGTTCAAAGTTTATAAAGTAATGCCAATTATTATACTGCCAGCTGTCTTCGCAGTTTTTGCATTCTATTATTATTGGATAGTCAAAATCTGTAAGAAATCACCACTGAACTTTGTAGAACGTATAATAATCATCATTTTAGCTTATCAAATACAGCAAATATCCATAAGTTTTATATATTTTCTATATTATATGTTATGTTTGGCAATCCTCTTTTTTATTCATATCAAAGTCCACAAAAAAGAAAGCATTTTTTTACAGAACAGACTGGTTATGGTCGTATTATTCAGCTTTGGGTTCATTCTGATAGCGCCGACAGTAACGGATTTCCTTATTTATCTGTTTTTTCTCTGCTCAGGCTACATTTTGACCCTGTTTTATTCCTTGATAAAAGATAAATCGGCTGTAATTGTGGGTGGTGGAGTAATAATTATTATTTGTCTGATAATTCTTGTTCCCCAGCATTCTTTGTTTCAGAAAATTCTGGAAGCCAAAAAAGGTAATACCAGTCACGTTATAGATACTGCCACAAACAAAATCAATTCGTATAAAACAGAAGCCATCTCCGGCAAGTCAGCGCGTATGAGCATGTGGAAAAGCGGTATTGTCTGGGGTTTGAAGAATCCTCTATTCGGTACCGGCCCGGATACGGTTAAGGAAATGTATCCTTTTTATCGTAGGGTTGAATACGCCAGGCTGGAAGGAGGCCATAATCTTACTCCTGACCGTTTGCATAACGAATATGTCAATACTCTGGCCACCACAGGCGTAACGGGCTTAATTTTGCGTTACATAGTTTTTATAGGGGTTTATTTATTTTTGATTGTCAGTTATCTATATAAAAATTTGAAAAATCCCTCATATTATTTAATATTAAGCACATTGACCGGATTTATTTTTTATCAGGGCCAGGTGTTGTTTAATTTCGGAGTGGTTGCCACCGCTTCTTTAAATTACATGTTAATGGGCCTTGGACTGGCCATAGGTTATTATAATTTGGGTAATAAAAATGAATAA